From Bradyrhizobium sp. NDS-1, the proteins below share one genomic window:
- a CDS encoding DUF2282 domain-containing protein — MSAKHAVTSLVLAGALSTALASLAAAGPLTKAEGEAAMAAKKEKCFGVALKGQNDCAAGPGTTCQGTSTVDFQGNAWKFVQGGTCTSIELPGGKKGSLKPV; from the coding sequence ATGTCTGCCAAGCATGCCGTCACTTCGCTGGTCCTCGCCGGCGCCCTATCCACCGCGCTCGCGAGCCTCGCCGCGGCCGGCCCGCTGACCAAGGCCGAGGGCGAGGCTGCCATGGCCGCCAAGAAAGAGAAGTGCTTCGGCGTCGCGCTGAAGGGCCAGAACGACTGCGCGGCGGGACCGGGCACGACCTGCCAGGGCACATCAACCGTCGATTTCCAAGGCAACGCCTGGAAATTCGTGCAGGGCGGCACCTGCACCAGTATCGAGCTGCCGGGCGGCAAGAAGGGTTCGCTGAAGCCGGTCTAG
- a CDS encoding DUF692 domain-containing protein, giving the protein MSTVIKSTRPAAMPLRFAIPIGGVAGTSFKPEHLADILEAGPRRGFFEVHAENYMGHGGPPHRALEAIRRDHALSLHGVGMSIGGPRPLDKAHLARFCGLVARYQPTLVSEHLAWSTHETSFFNDLLPLPYTEATLACVCDHIDQVQEAIRRPLLLENPSTYVTFRESSMRETEFIRAIAERTGCGLLLDVNNVFVSATNHGFSALEYLTDFPLSRVGEIHLAGHAEQADDEGDPLLIDSHDGPVADAVWKLYELVIQRRGPVPTLVEWDSKIPDWPVLQAEAAAAQAILDRHQSPALAGDRHAA; this is encoded by the coding sequence ATGAGCACGGTGATCAAGTCGACCCGACCAGCAGCCATGCCGCTCCGCTTCGCAATTCCCATCGGCGGCGTAGCCGGGACGAGCTTCAAGCCCGAGCATCTGGCTGATATCCTCGAGGCAGGACCTCGGCGTGGCTTCTTCGAAGTCCACGCCGAGAACTACATGGGCCATGGAGGCCCGCCGCATCGCGCGCTGGAGGCGATCCGCCGCGATCATGCGCTCTCGCTGCACGGCGTCGGCATGTCGATCGGCGGACCCCGGCCGCTCGACAAGGCGCATCTGGCGCGCTTTTGCGGCCTCGTCGCGCGCTATCAGCCGACGCTGGTCTCCGAGCATCTGGCATGGTCGACCCATGAGACCAGCTTCTTCAACGATCTGTTGCCCCTGCCCTATACCGAAGCGACGTTGGCTTGCGTCTGCGATCACATCGACCAGGTGCAGGAAGCGATCCGCCGTCCGCTGCTGCTGGAGAACCCGTCAACCTATGTCACGTTTCGCGAATCCTCGATGCGCGAGACCGAGTTCATCCGCGCAATTGCCGAGCGCACCGGCTGCGGGCTGCTGCTCGACGTCAACAACGTGTTCGTCTCCGCGACGAACCATGGCTTCTCGGCACTCGAATATCTCACGGACTTCCCGCTGTCGCGGGTCGGGGAGATCCATCTTGCGGGCCATGCCGAGCAGGCGGACGACGAAGGTGATCCGCTGTTGATCGACAGTCACGACGGCCCGGTCGCTGACGCAGTCTGGAAGCTCTACGAGCTCGTCATCCAGCGCCGCGGTCCGGTGCCGACGCTGGTCGAATGGGACAGCAAGATTCCGGACTGGCCGGTGCTGCAAGCGGAAGCCGCTGCTGCCCAGGCGATTCTCGACCGTCATCAGTCCCCAGCATTGGCGGGAGACCGCCATGCGGCCTGA
- a CDS encoding DNA-binding domain-containing protein — MRPEPDLSFAAAFAPALLDPARSTPETVSGPNGKAASRRYDVYRNNVTVSLIDALAAVYPAVQRITGAEFFRAMARFHVRSTPPTSPLLFEYGRDFPEFIVRYEHAQAMPWLADVARIERAWLDAYHAADAAPLSPARLSAIAPERLADTIFIPHPAMRIVRSPFSAVTIFAANRDNAPVKRIDASTPEDALITRPELDVAVRHLPVGGAVFASCLASGRPLGEAAASALDAAPEFDIAMNIAGLLEAGAFTSLAAGDA, encoded by the coding sequence ATGCGGCCTGAACCCGACTTGTCTTTCGCCGCTGCGTTCGCGCCGGCACTGCTGGATCCGGCACGCAGCACGCCCGAGACCGTGTCCGGCCCGAACGGCAAGGCCGCGAGCCGGCGCTACGACGTCTACCGCAACAACGTCACCGTCAGCCTGATCGACGCGCTGGCCGCGGTCTATCCGGCGGTGCAGCGCATCACCGGCGCCGAGTTCTTCCGCGCCATGGCGCGCTTCCATGTTCGCAGCACCCCGCCCACCTCGCCGCTGCTGTTCGAGTATGGCCGCGACTTCCCGGAGTTCATTGTGCGTTATGAGCATGCGCAGGCCATGCCGTGGCTCGCCGACGTCGCGCGCATCGAGCGGGCCTGGCTCGATGCCTATCACGCAGCCGACGCTGCGCCGCTGTCGCCGGCGCGGCTTTCGGCGATCGCCCCGGAACGGCTTGCTGACACCATCTTCATCCCGCATCCGGCAATGCGGATCGTGCGTTCGCCGTTCTCTGCGGTGACGATCTTCGCCGCCAACCGCGACAACGCGCCGGTCAAGCGCATCGACGCGTCCACGCCGGAGGACGCCCTGATCACACGGCCCGAACTCGACGTCGCGGTCCGACATCTTCCGGTTGGCGGCGCCGTCTTTGCCTCTTGCCTCGCATCTGGCCGGCCGCTCGGCGAAGCTGCCGCGTCGGCACTGGATGCAGCGCCCGAATTCGACATCGCCATGAACATCGCCGGCCTGCTCGAGGCCGGTGCATTCACCTCGCTTGCTGCTGGAGACGCATGA